The Pogona vitticeps strain Pit_001003342236 chromosome 3, PviZW2.1, whole genome shotgun sequence genome includes a window with the following:
- the GMNC gene encoding geminin coiled-coil domain-containing protein 1 gives MAAGRPSHGVRLGLGAADVLEAPASPPVVLHFQFLQLEEVAVTPEAPWPAILGAKMLGPSVPFPGLAAASRPSAPAELTLRFANQQDPAERVPLPRRAFPRGSPRRSPPTRRESQASAVGETYWGEGGIPVLGVSAGGGRSSPPPCRGKVSRTLASSRLAGSAQPLSARLSTVGAGPPLLLLKRHGRRPPLHGPLRERAGPGRGGEGAPGGGAWLPPSRPVQPPLARLREAERRGRAGRRGRRALPLPPPPPPRPAPTAAAAASPLSSAGAAARARSSRLPETDAPAAAAAAAAAAAGGRRGASTAATAGAAAAEGAAAGAAAAGPPETWLDSLWAAGLLRRHDGYGDEAAAEGTAPASGSAGGLLCRLDQTIQGHVGPGDQLSTQLYRNKQLQDTLMQKEEELARLQEENNHLRQFLNSALIQQLEEKTKKLLLQNNQKWRAFKSGKRRLKPESPPPPHEVSHPQKARRNLLADFSTCEEPPHPSVVDSWVLRTLGLKDVNTIDEKSPASANYSALTVGLAPGSFLGDPLGVAADFGTSHRQPALYRCAASHPLGTTASAPEVPLPYLPEGPASPRPPAPRPRSPSLLPGGVASRDLLPTRKDVAFTASLSPHCNVKTHTFRQGQAFVRRDPDGGWKLTWVPKQPE, from the exons ATGGCAGCCGGAAGGCCAAGCCACGGGGTCCGCTTGGGCTTGGGTGCTGCGGATGTCCTTGAGGCTCCGGCATCTCCCCCAGTGGTGCTTCATTTCCAGTTTCTGCAGCTCGAGGAGGTGGCTGTGACCCCTGAGGCA CCCTGGCCAGCCATCCTGGGAGCGAAGATGCTTGGGCCGAGCGTCCCCTTCCCGGGGCTGGCGGCGGCCTCTCGTCCCTCCGCTCCAGCCGAGCTCACCCTGCGCTTTGCCAACCAGCAAGACCCCGCAGAG AGGGTCCCTCTGCCCCGCCGAGCCTTCCCCCGAGGGTCGCCAAGGAGAAGCCCCCCGACCCGACGGGAGAGCCAGGCCAGCGCCGTCGGGGAAAcatactggggggaggggggaatccctgtCTTGGGGGTGAgcgcgggggggggcagaagctCGCCCCCGCCCTGCCGGGGGAAGGTCTCCCGCACCCTCGCCTCGAGCCGCCTGGCCGGCTCTGCTCAGCCGCTCTCGGCGCGCCTCTCGACAGTCGGCGCGGGGCCGCCTCTGCTCCTGCTTAAAAGGCACGGGAGGCGCCCCCCCCTTCACGGTCCCCTTAGAGagcgggccgggccgggccggggaggggagggggctccGGGAGGAGGGGCTTGGTTGCCCCCCTCCCGCCCCGTCCAGCCCCCTCTTGCTCGTCTTCGAGAGGCAGAGAGGCGAGGCCGGGCCGGGCGCCGGGGCAGGCGCGCCCTCCCtctgcctccgccgccgccgcctcgtccTGCCccgaccgccgccgccgccgcctctccgcTTTCCTCCGCCGGAGCTGCTGCCCGGGCCCGGAGCTCCCGCCTCCCCGAGACCGACGCCCCGGCAGCCGCAGccgcagccgcagcagcagcagcaggaggaagaaggggCGCCTCGACGGCCGCGACGGCCGGAGCCGCGGCGgcggagggggcggcggcgggggcggcggcggcggggccccCGGAGACGTGGCTCGACTCGCTCTGGGCCGCCGGGCTCCTCCGCCGCCACGACGGCTACGGCGACGAAGCGGCGGCGGAAGGAACGGCCCCGGCGTCGGGCAGCGCCGGCG GACTGCTCTGCCGCTTGGATCAGACCATTCAAGGCCATGTCGGGCCTGGAGATCAGCTGTCGACGCAGCTTTACCGAAACAAACAG CTTCAGGATACCTtgatgcagaaggaggaggaactgGCCCGGCTGCAGGAGGAGAACAATCACCTCAGGCAGTTCCTGAATTCTGCTCTGATCCAGCAGTTGGAGGAGAAAACCAAG AAGCTGCTCCTGCAGAACAACCAGAAATGGAGAGCTTTCAAATCTGGCAAGCGCCGGCTGAAACCAgaaagccctcctcctcctcacgagGTGTCCCACCCGCAAAAGGCCAGGCGGAACCTCCTGGCTGATTTCTCCACCTGCGAAGAGCCGCCCCATCCCTCGGTGGTGGACTCGTGGGTCCTACGCACCCTTGGACTCAAGGACGTCAACACCATTGACGAGAAGTCTCCTGCTTCAGCTAACTACAGTGCCTTGACCGTGGGCCTTGCGCCGGGCTCTTTCCTGGGGGATCCCCTGGGCGTGGCAGCAGACTTTGGCACCAGCCATAGGCAACCCGCTCTTTACAGATGTGCTGCGTCGCACCCCTTGGGCACCACTGCCAGTGCGCCTGAGGTTCCTCTGCCGTATCTTCCAGAGGGTCCTGCCTCGCCTCGCCCTCCTGCGCCGAGGCCGAGGAGCCCCTCTTTGCTGCCTGGCGGAGTGGCCTCCCGCGACCTCCTGCCGACCCGAAAAGACGTGGCCTTCACGGCCTCCTTGAGCCCGCACTGCAATGTGAAAACGCACACCTTCCGCCAGGGGCAGGCTTTCGTGCGTAGAGACCCGGATGGGGGGTGGAAACTGACGTGGGTTCCCAAGCAGCCGGAGTGA